In Flavobacterium piscisymbiosum, the sequence AGTAGAGATAAAGAAACTGAAACCTAGAATAAAATTCTTCAATAGCTGATAATTTAGGATTATGATTTTTTTGAAAGAAAAATCACTCTAAATAACGCTTTTATAAATGGTAATTTAGGACACTTTAAAATAACTTTAACATCTTGGACTAAAGTGGTTTCTTCATCCAGAAATTTAAATATCAAAGCGGGATTTCCTTTTTTGAACATGGATGAAAAAATAGTACTTCCCAATTCATTATGGCGATGTAGAATATCTAAAAGCAACAAATCATAAAACCAAAATCTGGTTTTTTTATGAAAATTTGACATTTTGAGCGATTCCGAAGTTTCGGGAGAAGAATTTTTATTATCTAAAAACACAACCAGTTCAGATGATTTTTTATCCGAATTTCTAAAAGTATAACCTGTACTCGCTTTTGTCCATCCGCCGGCAGTTCCTATATTCAGCACTCGTTTGGTATTCTTTTTCCAAAAAGGAAAACACGTCATTGGAATACTACCCTGCTCCTTTTCTACAATTGTGTATTGATCGGCTCCCAGGTTTCTCAAATAAATTTGAATCTCATTTTCGTATTCTTCTTTTGCGAGAAGATCTTCAGAAAACAAAGTGTATTCGACTAAAGCTTCGGCTTTAGAAATGGGTAAAACATACATAAAACGCGTATTCCCTCTTTGTTCTACCGAAAAATCCATGAAAGTAGCCTGGTCAGGATTAAAAATTTCAGTTTCACTTTTTACAAACCACCCCACAAAATGCTGTTGCAGAACCGGATATTTGGTCTGACTTAAAGCAAAAGCTTTGGTATAAATACTGTTGAATAAATAATCGCAAGTATATCGATTGTCCTCGGTTCCCACAAAAACATGCGTTTCGAGTTCATTGATATCGGTTACTTTTTCGTTTAAAAAAGTAATATTTTGATGTTTCGAAAGTTCCTCAAAAACAAAATTATAAAAGTCTAATCCTCGAATTTGATTGTATTGATAAGGTTCAAGTATTAAATCACGACTGAAATCTTCATTGGCAAACAAAGCCGAATCCCATTTTTTTGAGATAACAGACTTCCAAAGCGTTTCCTCTTTTGCCCAAAAACACCAGGTTCTGTCATTGGTCTTTTTTGCATCTTCATCTAATAACAAAATAGATTTATCGCTGAATTTCCCAGACAAAACCATTTTATAAACGGTCATCAAAGCAGATAAACCTGTTCCGGTAAAGATATAATTGAAGTGTGGAATTTGTGAAGAAGCCATTTTCAAAAATAAGAAATTTTATTCTTTCAATTTTTCTAAAAGCAGTTTAAAATCCTTTGGGTTAAGATAGTTATTGTATTGTAGGATAATCTCTCGTTTTTCATTCAGAACACACAAAACCGGATATACAATTTGGTTGTTCATGGTTCCTAATTGCAAAGCCAGTTCATGAACGCCAACATTATTTCCCGATGGTTTGTATTTAAAAGTCTGATTATTAAAAGTAATATCTCGTTTTTCCTCGGCATTCAAATCAATAAAATAAAAATCAGAATTTAGTTTTTGGATAATATCCTGATTTTTGAAAGTCGTATTTTTCATTCTTTGGCAAAACTGACACCAATCGGTATGAATGAAAACGATTATTTTCTTCTTTTGAAAGTATTGCAAACTATCTACTTCCTCAAAAGATTTGCTTTTGAGTTGGCAAAATCCTGTTGAAGTAATTCCCAAAAAGAAAATAATTAAGGCTAGCTTTTTCATTTGTTTTTGTTTTTTTTGCCACAGATTGCTCAGATTAAAACGATTTTTTTGCCACGAATTACACCAATTTTCTCGAATTTAATTCGCGATAATTAATAGTGTCAAATTTTACTTTTTTTATTGCAAAGATTACAAAGTCAATACTATAATAATAAAAATCAGTGTAAATCCGTTTGATCAGCGTTATCCGTGTGCCATATTACCTCAAAGTATATCGCAATCCAAAAAACCCACGAATTGTTTGGTTTTGTCCATAAACATAAGTCGTATCAAAAGTCAATCCATATGGGTTATCCGGTGTAACCAACACTTTTCCGGCAGCATCGTATTGTACATTTTTATCGAAAGGATCATTGGTTCTTGAAATCAAAAACGGATTATTTCGTTTTGGTGTAAAGTTCAAAAGGTTTTTTACTCCACCATACAATTCAAAATTCTTCCATCCAAAATACGTAAACTGAATATTCTGAATACTATACCAC encodes:
- a CDS encoding lycopene cyclase family protein; amino-acid sequence: MASSQIPHFNYIFTGTGLSALMTVYKMVLSGKFSDKSILLLDEDAKKTNDRTWCFWAKEETLWKSVISKKWDSALFANEDFSRDLILEPYQYNQIRGLDFYNFVFEELSKHQNITFLNEKVTDINELETHVFVGTEDNRYTCDYLFNSIYTKAFALSQTKYPVLQQHFVGWFVKSETEIFNPDQATFMDFSVEQRGNTRFMYVLPISKAEALVEYTLFSEDLLAKEEYENEIQIYLRNLGADQYTIVEKEQGSIPMTCFPFWKKNTKRVLNIGTAGGWTKASTGYTFRNSDKKSSELVVFLDNKNSSPETSESLKMSNFHKKTRFWFYDLLLLDILHRHNELGSTIFSSMFKKGNPALIFKFLDEETTLVQDVKVILKCPKLPFIKALFRVIFLSKKS
- a CDS encoding thioredoxin family protein, with the protein product MKKLALIIFFLGITSTGFCQLKSKSFEEVDSLQYFQKKKIIVFIHTDWCQFCQRMKNTTFKNQDIIQKLNSDFYFIDLNAEEKRDITFNNQTFKYKPSGNNVGVHELALQLGTMNNQIVYPVLCVLNEKREIILQYNNYLNPKDFKLLLEKLKE